A region of Maniola jurtina chromosome 7, ilManJurt1.1, whole genome shotgun sequence DNA encodes the following proteins:
- the LOC123866786 gene encoding protein amnionless — protein sequence MYREQLLIFVTFIATTLSANVVWLPNINFNLPINFNDGKIPCSKKTVVFPETMEESVLIGPGTSVAGFILPENGEIFLAEGEIGLGPTEDMDCTSGNVYYMEKAVASWAQPDVWVSLRMNDATPDAERVPCFDDIVEFPENSTFTILLPDVKQKVQAIKVGGETIYNNFKEYVLREPNDAQEFILNQFHDTGIVIGNYFKCNSRSGCPCQTNTLKIDCSTKYCEKPTCVDPIKPIGHCCKICGGAIDFDIDETFDIMNFQELVEKVVDSYGKDKLVYHIGRLVDDKVQVVVIDKNGYDQTSAQVVSAISYNMERNLRHEMQVSGSPLSKAGLGGKLFVSMFFAVVMVMAGIYVYYYKVSQINYPNIMSRSQASMFSRFNRRTESVVSLTRRDSSAPIGVSTATAFRNPLYDSKRGRVLVQESVIEE from the coding sequence ATGTACCGCGAGCAACTCTTGATTTTCGTAACATTTATTGCCACCACTCTATCTGCAAATGTAGTATGGTTACCCAACATAAATTTCAACTTACCAATAAATTTTAATGATGGGAAGATACCTTGTTCCAAAAAAACAGTAGTATTTCCTGAAACTATGGAAGAGAGTGTTCTAATTGGGCCTGGAACATCAGTGGCTGGATTCATATTGCCAGAAAATGGAGAAATATTTTTGGCTGAAGGGGAAATCGGATTGGGACCAACTGAAGATATGGACTGCACAAGTGGCAACGTTTACTACATGGAGAAGGCAGTAGCATCGTGGGCTCAACCTGATGTTTGGGTGTCTCTAAGAATGAATGATGCAACACCTGATGCGGAAAGAGTGCCTTGTTTCGACGACATCGTGGAATTCCCCGAAAATAGTACCTTCACTATATTGTTACCAGATGTCAAACAAAAAGTTCAAGCAATCAAAGTGGGTGGAGAGACAATTTACAACAATTTTAAAGAATACGTTTTAAGGGAACCGAACGACGCTCAGGAGTTTATCCTTAATCAATTTCACGATACTGGCATTGTGATAGGAAATTATTTCAAATGCAATTCGCGATCTGGTTGTCCATGTCAAACGAATACTCTAAAGATTGATTGTTCCACAAaatattgtgaaaaaccaaCTTGTGTAGACCCGATTAAGCCAATTGGACACTGTTGCAAAATTTGTGGAGGTGCCATAGACTTTGATATTGATGAAACGTTTGACATCATGAATTTTCAGGAACTAGTAGAGAAGGTTGTCGACTCTTATGGCAAAGATAAGTTGGTTTACCACATAGGAAGGCTCGTGGATGATAAAGTGCAAGTTGTTGTAATTGATAAGAATGGATATGATCAGACTAGTGCGCAAGTAGTGAGTGCTATATCTTACAATATGGAGAGGAATTTGAGGCATGAGATGCAAGTGAGCGGCAGCCCCCTTTCTAAAGCAGGTCTTGGAGGGAAGTTGTTTGTTTCTATGTTCTTCGCTGTTGTTATGGTGATGGCTGGTATTTACgtgtattattataaagtatcaCAGATTAACTATCCCAATATAATGAGTCGTAGCCAAGCTAGTATGTTCTCGAGGTTCAATCGGAGAACTGAGAGTGTGGTATCTTTAACAAGAAGAGATTCTTCAGCTCCGATTGGTGTCAGCACTGCTACCGCATTTAGAAATCCCTTGTACGATTCTAAAAGAGGGCGTGTTTTAGTACAAGAATCAGTTATCGAAGAATGA